From Arachis stenosperma cultivar V10309 chromosome 2, arast.V10309.gnm1.PFL2, whole genome shotgun sequence, one genomic window encodes:
- the LOC130958972 gene encoding OVARIAN TUMOR DOMAIN-containing deubiquitinating enzyme 3 isoform X1 — translation MANKLCNQDILEQLRNGTAKFELVSSPLPSLAAAAAPKFSNITSLFGIGNCSTSTLFFARISSSLGGQSPAMKKLEQFSVQKVTGDGRCMFRALVKGMAYNKGVSLNQRKETEDADELRRAVKEVLCDNNGERKLYKEALIAITVAESLPRYCQRIARSDFWGGESELLVLAKLCKQPIIVYIPEHEYTGSGWGSGFIAIAEYGSEFKNGTTNRTPKKPVRLLFSGKNHYDLLL, via the exons ATGGCGAACAAGCTCTGCAATC AGGATATTTTGGAGCAGCTGAGAAACGGTACAGCAAAATTTGAGCTTGTATCTTCGCCACTTCCTTCacttgctgctgctgctgctccTAAATTCAGTAACATCACAAGCTTATTTGGAATCGGAAATTGTAGCACTAGCACTCTTTTTTTCGCTAGAATTTCCTCATCACT TGGTGGACAGTCTCCAGCTATGAAGAAGCTAGAGCAGTTTTCGGTTCAGAAGGTCACAGGGGATGGAAGGTGTATGTTTCGTGCACTG GTCAAAGGAATGGCTTACAATAAAGGAGTCTCTCTTAACCAACGCAAGGAGACAGAAGATGCAG ATGAACTAAGAAGGGCTGTGAAAGAAGTTCTATGTGATAATAATGGAGAGCGTAAATTATATAAAGAAGCTCTCATTGCCATCACAGTTGCTGAGTCTCTACCACG TTACTGCCAACGAATTGCGCGATCTGATTTTTGGGGAGGAGAGTCAGAGCTGCTG GTACTGGCAAAGTTATGTAAGCAGCCAATTATTGTTTACATACCAGAGCATGAG TATACAGGGAGTGGTTGGGGATCTGGTTTCATTGCCATTGCGGAGTATGGAAGTGAGTTCAAAAACGGTACTACAAACAGGACTCCCAAGAAACCTGTGAGGCTATTGTTCAGTGGCAAGAACCATTATGATCTTTTGCTATGA
- the LOC130958972 gene encoding OVARIAN TUMOR DOMAIN-containing deubiquitinating enzyme 3 isoform X2 — translation MANKLCNQDILEQLRNGTAKFELVSSPLPSLAAAAAPKFSNITSLFGIGNCSTSTLFFARISSSLGGQSPAMKKLEQFSVQKVTGDGRCMFRALVKGMAYNKGVSLNQRKETEDADELRRAVKEVLCDNNGERKLYKEALIAITVAESLPRYCQRIARSDFWGGESELLVLAKLCKQPIIVYIPEHEGVVGDLVSLPLRSMEVSSKTVLQTGLPRNL, via the exons ATGGCGAACAAGCTCTGCAATC AGGATATTTTGGAGCAGCTGAGAAACGGTACAGCAAAATTTGAGCTTGTATCTTCGCCACTTCCTTCacttgctgctgctgctgctccTAAATTCAGTAACATCACAAGCTTATTTGGAATCGGAAATTGTAGCACTAGCACTCTTTTTTTCGCTAGAATTTCCTCATCACT TGGTGGACAGTCTCCAGCTATGAAGAAGCTAGAGCAGTTTTCGGTTCAGAAGGTCACAGGGGATGGAAGGTGTATGTTTCGTGCACTG GTCAAAGGAATGGCTTACAATAAAGGAGTCTCTCTTAACCAACGCAAGGAGACAGAAGATGCAG ATGAACTAAGAAGGGCTGTGAAAGAAGTTCTATGTGATAATAATGGAGAGCGTAAATTATATAAAGAAGCTCTCATTGCCATCACAGTTGCTGAGTCTCTACCACG TTACTGCCAACGAATTGCGCGATCTGATTTTTGGGGAGGAGAGTCAGAGCTGCTG GTACTGGCAAAGTTATGTAAGCAGCCAATTATTGTTTACATACCAGAGCATGAG GGAGTGGTTGGGGATCTGGTTTCATTGCCATTGCGGAGTATGGAAGTGAGTTCAAAAACGGTACTACAAACAGGACTCCCAAGAAACCTGTGA